One window from the genome of Sphaerotilus microaerophilus encodes:
- a CDS encoding histidine phosphatase family protein, whose product MTIFLIRHGETALNAARVLQPPDTPLSPRGLVQAEALARRLAALRPAAVLSSDQPRAARTAEAIASACRLTVQPSELLRERHFGEWRGRAYDDLPADVLRSEAPPPGGESGAAFRARVDAGFVQILQGHAALAGAGPLVVVSHGLVIWDLLARHLDRAGAPMPTHLGNTSLTVFAAHAPHAVRLLACTRHLEGETAVADDPRALCGG is encoded by the coding sequence ATGACCATCTTCCTGATCCGCCACGGCGAGACCGCCCTCAACGCAGCGCGTGTGCTGCAGCCGCCCGACACACCCCTGTCGCCGCGGGGCCTGGTCCAGGCCGAGGCGCTGGCACGCCGGCTGGCTGCGCTGCGGCCCGCCGCCGTGCTCAGCAGCGACCAGCCGCGCGCCGCGCGCACTGCCGAGGCGATCGCGTCGGCCTGCAGGCTGACCGTCCAGCCCAGCGAGCTGCTGCGTGAGCGGCACTTTGGCGAGTGGCGCGGCCGCGCCTACGACGACCTGCCGGCCGATGTGCTGCGCAGCGAGGCGCCGCCGCCGGGCGGTGAGTCTGGCGCGGCATTCCGCGCCCGGGTGGATGCGGGCTTCGTGCAGATCCTGCAAGGGCATGCCGCCCTGGCCGGGGCCGGGCCGCTGGTGGTCGTCAGCCACGGCCTGGTGATCTGGGACCTGCTGGCGCGCCACCTGGATCGCGCCGGTGCACCGATGCCGACGCACCTGGGCAACACCAGCCTGACCGTGTTCGCCGCCCATGCGCCCCATGCCGTCCGGCTGCTGGCCTGCACGCGCCACCTGGAGGGCGAAACGGCGGTGGCGGACGACCCGCGCGCGCTCTGCGGCGGGTGA
- a CDS encoding BcsE family c-di-GMP-binding protein, producing the protein MSSTGRAASRSPAQGKEDSPVFPSRLERGALYAIGLETAAARGALWVAPIRAALAEGRPCVLITPLSPDQGTFATVLRQGGAPTELSAAFEQQRLKLFTANADHDTHLFRRGAAGYVQELDHFGIEDGALIVIDQSDDLFTPHDHQAVVQQARIYGEWARQRGHTMLLLFLRSSASRPILDGNQAALQHFCGVARVQPEANGLLMQMDFWHTPAGDQVGRSLSFGADTSTHALPPQAAGPATPADLPARGQAPATAEEGREGRSSPRAPRGRQRVWYVGPAEAGLDALATQVQWLRARSINELLTRVASQKKGANALVALGESTDFGLFVQQMQDLRALLGPHARIVVRESRYRVREHLQRKLLLRAGVDNVLAAVAPPSTWAALLTGERVAPPEVITVPASLALEDWQPMLVEPPASGWLANGLFLQQADAALQRNRALEVPSTLAEVEVRRESDVDWDAAAACAARRGDLATRTADTLVFLLQGCRERDAVQVVNRWLSNQGLQQGVKRTSLFADEAIAERLDDLRQDLSDVPASAQTGNAHNVVTMPGSQRSVHSRVLIGPLLASLLALALLPAPAPALAQTGAGTGTTAAKAGRKARTPLAARTSLPEAGAQLASSDTVPAAAATTTAPASPAPPAPADSATQAYEEARYAEAARLGLAEIQQRPGDHDLRLRLANSLAWTGDYPRAIEHYGALAGTPLAREGRLGIAHVRLWSGRPELADPLFRSVLAQEPGHVEARAGLAAAGRHLRPRSTVQLGHVGDSSEARRSSLTLSHRWWHPDLAQVFELTAEGRHETDAPGQVSLNPRELGLRYEHRGLSWAPQLQLTAQQQPQTRLFGEAGVRLLDGGLSLRAGRVNWGQLAFSPRALQDGLTARMVELGAQADHRSGQWQGQWTRYAVSDGNRIDDASLRVTPAWQPLPASLGLKAFAGLSARRAERAEARYWSPADGHYTANLGLAWGRWEAQWELQGELKRSQRLGGEGANGWALSAGGKRWLSADWALRAEASHETTRRGQSSYRATSVLAALEKLW; encoded by the coding sequence ATGAGTTCAACCGGCCGAGCCGCCAGCCGATCGCCAGCGCAAGGCAAGGAAGACAGTCCGGTGTTCCCATCGCGCCTGGAACGCGGCGCGCTGTACGCCATCGGCCTGGAGACCGCCGCCGCCCGGGGCGCGCTCTGGGTCGCGCCGATCCGCGCGGCCCTGGCCGAAGGCCGGCCCTGCGTGCTGATCACGCCGCTCAGCCCGGACCAGGGCACCTTTGCCACGGTGCTGCGCCAGGGTGGTGCGCCAACCGAGCTGTCGGCGGCCTTCGAGCAGCAGCGCCTGAAGCTGTTCACGGCCAACGCGGACCACGACACCCACCTCTTCCGCCGCGGCGCGGCAGGCTACGTGCAGGAGCTCGATCACTTCGGCATCGAGGACGGTGCGCTGATCGTCATTGACCAGTCGGACGACCTGTTCACCCCGCACGACCACCAGGCGGTGGTCCAGCAAGCCCGCATCTACGGGGAATGGGCCCGGCAGCGCGGCCACACGATGCTGCTGCTGTTCCTGCGCAGCAGCGCCAGCCGGCCGATCCTGGACGGCAACCAGGCCGCCCTGCAGCACTTCTGCGGCGTCGCCCGGGTGCAGCCCGAGGCCAACGGCCTGCTCATGCAGATGGATTTCTGGCACACGCCGGCCGGCGATCAAGTCGGGCGCAGCCTGTCGTTCGGCGCCGATACGAGCACCCATGCCCTGCCCCCCCAGGCCGCCGGCCCCGCCACCCCTGCCGATCTGCCGGCCCGAGGCCAGGCCCCAGCCACCGCCGAGGAAGGTCGCGAAGGTCGCAGCAGTCCGCGCGCACCGCGGGGCCGGCAGCGGGTGTGGTACGTCGGCCCGGCCGAGGCCGGGCTCGATGCGCTCGCCACGCAGGTCCAGTGGCTGCGTGCGCGCAGCATCAATGAGTTGCTGACCCGGGTGGCCAGCCAGAAGAAGGGCGCCAACGCGCTGGTGGCGCTGGGCGAATCGACCGACTTCGGCCTGTTCGTGCAGCAGATGCAGGACCTGCGCGCCCTGCTGGGGCCCCACGCCCGCATCGTGGTGCGCGAGTCGCGCTACCGCGTGCGCGAGCACCTGCAGCGCAAGCTGCTGCTGCGCGCCGGCGTGGACAACGTGCTGGCGGCCGTGGCGCCGCCGAGCACCTGGGCCGCCCTGCTCACAGGCGAGCGCGTGGCACCGCCCGAGGTCATCACCGTGCCGGCCAGCCTGGCGCTGGAGGACTGGCAGCCCATGCTCGTGGAACCGCCGGCCAGTGGCTGGCTGGCCAACGGGCTGTTCCTGCAGCAGGCCGATGCGGCGCTGCAGCGCAACCGCGCGCTGGAGGTGCCCTCGACCCTGGCCGAAGTCGAGGTCCGACGAGAGAGCGACGTGGACTGGGACGCCGCCGCGGCCTGCGCGGCCCGGCGGGGCGACCTGGCCACCCGCACGGCGGACACGCTGGTCTTCCTGCTGCAGGGCTGCCGGGAGCGCGACGCGGTGCAGGTCGTGAACCGCTGGCTGAGCAACCAGGGTCTGCAGCAGGGCGTCAAGCGCACCAGCCTGTTCGCCGACGAGGCGATCGCCGAGCGCCTGGACGACCTGCGCCAGGACCTGAGTGACGTCCCCGCCAGCGCACAGACGGGCAACGCGCACAACGTCGTGACGATGCCGGGCAGCCAGCGGTCGGTGCACTCGCGGGTGCTGATCGGGCCGCTGCTGGCCTCCCTGCTGGCCCTGGCACTGCTGCCCGCACCGGCGCCCGCACTGGCCCAGACGGGGGCAGGAACAGGGACGACGGCGGCCAAGGCCGGCCGGAAGGCGCGCACGCCCCTCGCCGCCCGCACGTCCTTGCCCGAGGCTGGGGCACAGCTGGCCAGCAGCGACACCGTCCCGGCGGCTGCGGCCACCACGACCGCACCGGCTTCCCCGGCGCCCCCCGCACCGGCGGACTCCGCCACCCAGGCCTACGAAGAGGCCCGCTACGCCGAGGCGGCCCGGCTGGGGCTGGCCGAGATCCAGCAGCGCCCCGGCGACCACGACCTGCGCCTGCGCCTGGCCAACAGCCTGGCCTGGACGGGCGACTACCCCCGCGCGATCGAGCACTATGGGGCGCTGGCTGGCACGCCGCTGGCACGTGAGGGCCGGCTCGGCATCGCCCACGTGCGGCTGTGGAGTGGCCGTCCCGAGCTGGCGGATCCGCTGTTTCGCAGCGTGCTGGCGCAGGAGCCTGGCCATGTGGAGGCCCGTGCCGGCCTGGCTGCGGCCGGCCGTCACCTGCGACCGCGCAGCACAGTGCAGCTTGGCCACGTCGGCGACTCCAGCGAGGCACGCCGCAGCAGCCTGACGCTGTCGCACCGCTGGTGGCACCCGGACCTGGCCCAGGTCTTCGAGCTGACGGCCGAGGGCCGGCACGAAACCGATGCGCCGGGGCAGGTCAGCCTGAACCCGCGCGAACTCGGCCTGCGCTACGAGCACCGCGGCCTGTCGTGGGCGCCGCAGCTGCAGCTCACCGCGCAGCAGCAGCCGCAGACGCGGCTGTTCGGCGAGGCCGGCGTGCGCCTGCTCGACGGCGGCCTCAGCCTGCGCGCCGGCCGGGTGAACTGGGGCCAGCTGGCCTTCAGCCCGCGCGCCCTGCAGGACGGTCTGACCGCCCGCATGGTCGAACTCGGCGCCCAGGCCGACCACCGCAGCGGCCAGTGGCAGGGCCAGTGGACCCGCTACGCCGTCTCGGACGGCAATCGCATCGACGATGCCAGCCTGCGCGTGACGCCGGCCTGGCAGCCCCTGCCCGCGAGCCTGGGCCTGAAGGCCTTCGCCGGCCTGTCGGCCCGCCGGGCCGAGCGCGCCGAGGCGCGCTACTGGTCCCCGGCCGATGGCCACTACACCGCCAACCTCGGCCTGGCCTGGGGCCGCTGGGAGGCGCAGTGGGAGCTGCAGGGCGAGCTCAAGCGCAGCCAGCGCCTGGGTGGCGAGGGCGCCAACGGCTGGGCCCTGTCTGCGGGCGGCAAGCGCTGGCTGAGCGCGGACTGGGCGCTGCGGGCCGAGGCCTCGCACGAGACCACCCGGCGCGGCCAGTCCAGCTACCGGGCGACGAGCGTGCTGGCCGCGCTCGAAAAGCTCTGGTGA
- the mnmH gene encoding tRNA 2-selenouridine(34) synthase MnmH — protein sequence MSLHRIPATQAAADLSAFDAIIDARSPGEFAEDHLPGAVNWPVLDDEERRIVGTLYKQVNAFEARKVGAALVARNVARHIDDWVRPLPREWRPLVYCWRGGDRSGTLAWFLERIGFRTHLVEGGFKAFRTGVREDLLQWPARFDWRVVCGKTGCGKTRLLHALAAEGAQVLDLEELAAHRGSVLGELPNQPQPSQKALDTRIWDRLRRLDPARPVFVESESLRIGRLWVPAALIERMRKHGHCLMLQLPDDARVQLLLEDYAFLRDDPERLCTLLENLIELRGREQVQAWQAAARAGAVAQVFAELMQRHYDPGYERSLHQHFSGLAQAGTLALPDASPASLQAAARSLLAY from the coding sequence ATGTCCCTGCACCGCATTCCCGCCACCCAGGCCGCGGCCGACCTGTCCGCCTTCGACGCCATCATCGACGCCCGCTCGCCCGGGGAGTTCGCCGAGGATCACCTGCCCGGCGCAGTGAACTGGCCGGTGCTGGACGATGAGGAGCGCCGCATCGTCGGCACGCTCTACAAGCAGGTCAACGCCTTCGAGGCGCGCAAGGTGGGCGCCGCCCTCGTGGCCCGCAACGTCGCCCGGCACATCGACGACTGGGTGCGCCCGCTGCCACGCGAATGGCGCCCGCTGGTCTACTGCTGGCGCGGTGGGGACCGCTCCGGCACGCTGGCCTGGTTCCTCGAACGCATCGGCTTTCGCACCCACCTGGTCGAAGGCGGCTTCAAGGCCTTCCGCACCGGGGTGCGCGAGGACCTGCTGCAGTGGCCCGCGCGCTTCGACTGGCGCGTCGTCTGCGGCAAGACCGGCTGCGGCAAGACCCGCCTGCTGCACGCCCTGGCCGCCGAGGGCGCCCAGGTGCTCGACCTGGAGGAGCTGGCCGCCCACCGCGGCTCGGTCCTCGGCGAGCTGCCCAACCAGCCCCAGCCCAGCCAGAAGGCGCTGGACACGCGCATCTGGGACCGGCTGCGCCGCTTGGACCCCGCGCGGCCCGTCTTCGTGGAAAGCGAGAGCCTGCGCATCGGCCGCCTGTGGGTCCCCGCCGCGCTGATCGAGCGCATGCGCAAGCACGGCCACTGCCTGATGCTGCAACTGCCCGACGACGCACGCGTGCAGCTGCTGCTGGAGGACTACGCCTTCCTGCGCGACGACCCCGAGCGGCTCTGCACCCTGCTGGAGAACCTGATCGAGCTGCGCGGGCGTGAGCAGGTGCAGGCGTGGCAGGCCGCCGCCCGTGCCGGCGCGGTGGCACAGGTCTTCGCCGAACTGATGCAGCGCCACTACGACCCGGGCTACGAGCGGTCGCTGCACCAGCACTTCAGCGGCCTGGCCCAGGCCGGAACGCTGGCGCTGCCGGACGCCTCCCCTGCCAGCCTCCAGGCGGCCGCCCGCTCGCTGCTGGCCTACTGA
- a CDS encoding NAD(P)/FAD-dependent oxidoreductase, whose protein sequence is MPTEPLRADIAIVGAGIAGASLAWRLAAHPRRPRVLLLEREEQPGYHSTGRSAAMFMASYGPPGVRALTRASEAFYAAPPAELAMGRLMTPRGVIYLAAPEQLAALQALRAELAATCPGLRELGAAEILARVPSLRPERVAAGLLDPDSQDLDVHALHQGFLRGLHAAGGALRRQAELIEVTRHAERAWTLRLADGQRVEAGCIVNAAGAWADDVARLCGAPSVGLQPRRRSAFTFDAPPGVDVSRWPLLVDVDERWYLKPDAGRLLGSPANADDCAAHDVRPEELDIALGIDAIERATTLRIRRPAATWAGLRTFAPDGELVIGWDSACPGLFWCAGQGGYGIQSAAAASELAASLLMGDPLPAALAAEGVQAATCVPRRAQP, encoded by the coding sequence ATGCCCACCGAACCCCTTCGAGCCGACATCGCGATTGTCGGTGCCGGCATCGCCGGTGCGAGCCTGGCCTGGCGCCTCGCCGCCCACCCGCGACGCCCGCGCGTGCTGCTGCTGGAGCGCGAGGAGCAGCCCGGCTACCACAGCACCGGCCGCTCGGCAGCCATGTTCATGGCCTCGTACGGCCCGCCCGGCGTGCGGGCGCTGACCCGCGCCAGCGAGGCCTTCTACGCCGCGCCGCCCGCCGAGCTGGCCATGGGCCGGTTGATGACGCCGCGCGGCGTGATCTACCTCGCCGCGCCTGAGCAGCTCGCAGCGCTGCAGGCGCTGCGCGCCGAGCTGGCCGCGACCTGCCCGGGCCTGCGCGAGCTGGGCGCCGCGGAGATCCTCGCGCGCGTGCCCAGCCTGCGCCCCGAACGCGTCGCCGCCGGCCTGCTCGACCCGGACTCACAGGATCTGGACGTGCACGCGCTGCACCAGGGCTTCCTGCGCGGCCTGCATGCGGCCGGCGGCGCGCTCCGGCGCCAGGCCGAGCTGATCGAGGTGACCCGCCATGCCGAACGCGCCTGGACCCTGCGGCTGGCCGACGGCCAGCGGGTGGAGGCCGGCTGCATCGTCAACGCCGCCGGCGCCTGGGCCGACGACGTGGCCCGGCTGTGCGGGGCACCGTCCGTGGGCCTGCAGCCACGCCGGCGCAGCGCCTTCACCTTCGACGCGCCGCCGGGCGTGGACGTGAGCCGCTGGCCGCTGCTGGTGGATGTGGACGAGCGGTGGTACCTCAAGCCCGACGCCGGCCGGCTGCTGGGCTCGCCCGCCAATGCCGACGACTGCGCTGCCCACGACGTGCGCCCCGAGGAGCTGGACATCGCGCTGGGCATCGACGCCATCGAGCGCGCCACCACCCTGCGGATCCGCCGCCCGGCCGCCACCTGGGCCGGCCTGCGCACCTTCGCCCCCGATGGCGAGCTGGTGATTGGCTGGGACAGCGCCTGCCCCGGCCTGTTCTGGTGCGCCGGCCAGGGCGGCTACGGCATCCAGAGCGCGGCCGCGGCGAGCGAACTGGCGGCCTCCCTGCTGATGGGCGACCCGCTGCCGGCCGCGCTGGCTGCCGAAGGCGTGCAGGCAGCCACCTGCGTCCCACGCCGGGCCCAGCCCTGA